One segment of Brassica napus cultivar Da-Ae chromosome C3, Da-Ae, whole genome shotgun sequence DNA contains the following:
- the LOC106390038 gene encoding endonuclease V isoform X3: MNREEASGESWSSNQLENWTEEQDQLKKKLIAHDDFPWKLPSSPTELPQGSETLKYVGGVDISFTKDDSSVACACLVVLELPSLRVVHNELSLLRLQVPYVPGFLAFREAPVLLQILEKMRDDQHPFYPQVLMVDGNGILHPRGFGLACHLGVLAHLPTIGVGKNLHHVDGLDHSEVRRSFLLKENEDEQVIKLVGNSGFTWGVGFRPTLSSVKPIYVSLGHRISLDSAVEVVKMTCKYRVPEPIRQADMRSRAYLQKHLLGLLKDLGHTEWKTEH, from the exons ATGAACAGAGAAGAAGCTTCAGGCGAGTCTTGGTCTTCAAATCAGCTAGAGAATTGGACAGA AGAACAAGATCAGCTGAAGAAGAAACTGATCGCGCACGATGACTTCCCATGGAAGTTACCTTCTTCACCAACGGAACTACCTCAAGGATCGGAGACCCTTAAGTACGTTGGAGGCGTGGACATAAGCTTCACCAAGGACGATTCCTCCGTGGCGTGCGCTTGTCTCGTCGTTCTCGAGCTGCCTTCTCTCCGTGTAGTTCACAATGAGCTCTCTCTATTACGCCTCCAAGTTCCGTATGTTCCTGGGTTTCTCGCCTTTCGTGAG GCTCCGGTTCTGTTGCAGATTCTTGAGAAGATGAGGGATGATCAGCATCCTTTCTATCCTCAG GTACTGATGGTTGATGGGAATGGGATACTTCATCCACGAG GATTTGGCTTGGCGTGTCATTTAGGTGTTCTTGCTCACCTTCCTACAATTGGTGTCGGAAAGAAC CTGCATCATGTGGATGGTTTGGATCATTCTGAGGTTAGGCGATCGTTTCTGCTCAAAGAAAACGAGGATGAGCAGGTTATCAAGTTGGTTGGGAACTCTGGTTTTACTTGGGGAGTA GGATTTAGGCCAACTCTGAGTTCTGTGAAGCCCATATACGTTTCACTAGGCCATCGCATATCACTTGACTCTGCGGTTGAGGTTGTGAAGATGACCTGCAAGTACCGTGTGCCTGAACCTATTAGACAG GCAGATATGAGATCAAGAGCATATCTCCAAAAGCATCTACTTGGTCTTTTAAAAGATTTGGGTCACACGGAATGG AAGACTGAACATTAG
- the LOC106390038 gene encoding endonuclease V isoform X4, with the protein MNREEASGESWSSNQLENWTEEQDQLKKKLIAHDDFPWKLPSSPTELPQGSETLKYVGGVDISFTKDDSSVACACLVVLELPSLRVVHNELSLLRLQVPYVPGFLAFREAPVLLQILEKMRDDQHPFYPQVLMVDGNGILHPRGFGLACHLGVLAHLPTIGVGKNLHHVDGLDHSEVRRSFLLKENEDEQVIKLVGNSGFTWGVGFRPTLSSVKPIYVSLGHRISLDSAVEVVKMTCKYRVPEPIRQADMRSRAYLQKHLLGLLKDLGHTEWTEH; encoded by the exons ATGAACAGAGAAGAAGCTTCAGGCGAGTCTTGGTCTTCAAATCAGCTAGAGAATTGGACAGA AGAACAAGATCAGCTGAAGAAGAAACTGATCGCGCACGATGACTTCCCATGGAAGTTACCTTCTTCACCAACGGAACTACCTCAAGGATCGGAGACCCTTAAGTACGTTGGAGGCGTGGACATAAGCTTCACCAAGGACGATTCCTCCGTGGCGTGCGCTTGTCTCGTCGTTCTCGAGCTGCCTTCTCTCCGTGTAGTTCACAATGAGCTCTCTCTATTACGCCTCCAAGTTCCGTATGTTCCTGGGTTTCTCGCCTTTCGTGAG GCTCCGGTTCTGTTGCAGATTCTTGAGAAGATGAGGGATGATCAGCATCCTTTCTATCCTCAG GTACTGATGGTTGATGGGAATGGGATACTTCATCCACGAG GATTTGGCTTGGCGTGTCATTTAGGTGTTCTTGCTCACCTTCCTACAATTGGTGTCGGAAAGAAC CTGCATCATGTGGATGGTTTGGATCATTCTGAGGTTAGGCGATCGTTTCTGCTCAAAGAAAACGAGGATGAGCAGGTTATCAAGTTGGTTGGGAACTCTGGTTTTACTTGGGGAGTA GGATTTAGGCCAACTCTGAGTTCTGTGAAGCCCATATACGTTTCACTAGGCCATCGCATATCACTTGACTCTGCGGTTGAGGTTGTGAAGATGACCTGCAAGTACCGTGTGCCTGAACCTATTAGACAG GCAGATATGAGATCAAGAGCATATCTCCAAAAGCATCTACTTGGTCTTTTAAAAGATTTGGGTCACACGGAATGG ACTGAACATTAG
- the LOC106390038 gene encoding endonuclease V isoform X1, whose protein sequence is MNREEASGESWSSNQLENWTEEQDQLKKKLIAHDDFPWKLPSSPTELPQGSETLKYVGGVDISFTKDDSSVACACLVVLELPSLRVVHNELSLLRLQVPYVPGFLAFREAPVLLQILEKMRDDQHPFYPQVLMVDGNGILHPRGFGLACHLGVLAHLPTIGVGKNVPSSQNLYLFSACLHHVDGLDHSEVRRSFLLKENEDEQVIKLVGNSGFTWGVGFRPTLSSVKPIYVSLGHRISLDSAVEVVKMTCKYRVPEPIRQADMRSRAYLQKHLLGLLKDLGHTEWKTEH, encoded by the exons ATGAACAGAGAAGAAGCTTCAGGCGAGTCTTGGTCTTCAAATCAGCTAGAGAATTGGACAGA AGAACAAGATCAGCTGAAGAAGAAACTGATCGCGCACGATGACTTCCCATGGAAGTTACCTTCTTCACCAACGGAACTACCTCAAGGATCGGAGACCCTTAAGTACGTTGGAGGCGTGGACATAAGCTTCACCAAGGACGATTCCTCCGTGGCGTGCGCTTGTCTCGTCGTTCTCGAGCTGCCTTCTCTCCGTGTAGTTCACAATGAGCTCTCTCTATTACGCCTCCAAGTTCCGTATGTTCCTGGGTTTCTCGCCTTTCGTGAG GCTCCGGTTCTGTTGCAGATTCTTGAGAAGATGAGGGATGATCAGCATCCTTTCTATCCTCAG GTACTGATGGTTGATGGGAATGGGATACTTCATCCACGAG GATTTGGCTTGGCGTGTCATTTAGGTGTTCTTGCTCACCTTCCTACAATTGGTGTCGGAAAGAACGTACCATCTTCTCAGAATCTCTACCTTTTTTCTGCTTGT CTGCATCATGTGGATGGTTTGGATCATTCTGAGGTTAGGCGATCGTTTCTGCTCAAAGAAAACGAGGATGAGCAGGTTATCAAGTTGGTTGGGAACTCTGGTTTTACTTGGGGAGTA GGATTTAGGCCAACTCTGAGTTCTGTGAAGCCCATATACGTTTCACTAGGCCATCGCATATCACTTGACTCTGCGGTTGAGGTTGTGAAGATGACCTGCAAGTACCGTGTGCCTGAACCTATTAGACAG GCAGATATGAGATCAAGAGCATATCTCCAAAAGCATCTACTTGGTCTTTTAAAAGATTTGGGTCACACGGAATGG AAGACTGAACATTAG
- the LOC106390038 gene encoding endonuclease V isoform X2 codes for MNREEASGESWSSNQLENWTEEQDQLKKKLIAHDDFPWKLPSSPTELPQGSETLKYVGGVDISFTKDDSSVACACLVVLELPSLRVVHNELSLLRLQVPYVPGFLAFREAPVLLQILEKMRDDQHPFYPQVLMVDGNGILHPRGFGLACHLGVLAHLPTIGVGKNVPSSQNLYLFSACLHHVDGLDHSEVRRSFLLKENEDEQVIKLVGNSGFTWGVGFRPTLSSVKPIYVSLGHRISLDSAVEVVKMTCKYRVPEPIRQADMRSRAYLQKHLLGLLKDLGHTEWTEH; via the exons ATGAACAGAGAAGAAGCTTCAGGCGAGTCTTGGTCTTCAAATCAGCTAGAGAATTGGACAGA AGAACAAGATCAGCTGAAGAAGAAACTGATCGCGCACGATGACTTCCCATGGAAGTTACCTTCTTCACCAACGGAACTACCTCAAGGATCGGAGACCCTTAAGTACGTTGGAGGCGTGGACATAAGCTTCACCAAGGACGATTCCTCCGTGGCGTGCGCTTGTCTCGTCGTTCTCGAGCTGCCTTCTCTCCGTGTAGTTCACAATGAGCTCTCTCTATTACGCCTCCAAGTTCCGTATGTTCCTGGGTTTCTCGCCTTTCGTGAG GCTCCGGTTCTGTTGCAGATTCTTGAGAAGATGAGGGATGATCAGCATCCTTTCTATCCTCAG GTACTGATGGTTGATGGGAATGGGATACTTCATCCACGAG GATTTGGCTTGGCGTGTCATTTAGGTGTTCTTGCTCACCTTCCTACAATTGGTGTCGGAAAGAACGTACCATCTTCTCAGAATCTCTACCTTTTTTCTGCTTGT CTGCATCATGTGGATGGTTTGGATCATTCTGAGGTTAGGCGATCGTTTCTGCTCAAAGAAAACGAGGATGAGCAGGTTATCAAGTTGGTTGGGAACTCTGGTTTTACTTGGGGAGTA GGATTTAGGCCAACTCTGAGTTCTGTGAAGCCCATATACGTTTCACTAGGCCATCGCATATCACTTGACTCTGCGGTTGAGGTTGTGAAGATGACCTGCAAGTACCGTGTGCCTGAACCTATTAGACAG GCAGATATGAGATCAAGAGCATATCTCCAAAAGCATCTACTTGGTCTTTTAAAAGATTTGGGTCACACGGAATGG ACTGAACATTAG
- the LOC125583478 gene encoding uncharacterized protein LOC125583478 — MASSSQDPFDSFDAAVDDAFDDLFEQAFENISIHVDQEEQKKKRKKRAYIERHREEGHIRLWNDYFSETPTYPDNIFRRRFRMNKPLFMYIVDRLSNEVQYFREKKDALGRKSLSPLQKCTAAIRVLAYGSAADAVDEYLRLGETTTRLCVENFVEGIIYLFGDEYLRRPTPTDLQRLLYVGEHRGFPGMIGSIDCMHWEWKNCPTAWKGQYSRGSGKPTIVLEAVASYDLWIWHAFFGPPGTLNDINVLDRSPVFDDIIKGQASQVTYFVNGREYHMAYYLTDGIYPRWATFIQSIPLPQHPKAVLFA, encoded by the coding sequence atggcttcttcttctcaagATCCTTTTGATTCTTTTGATGCTGCAGTTGATGATGCATTTGATGATCTCTTTGAGCAAGCCTTTGAGAATATTTCCATTCATGTTGAtcaagaagaacaaaaaaagaagagaaaaaaacgagcttatatcgaaagacATCGTGAAGAAGGGCATAttcgtttatggaatgattatttcagtgaaactccaacTTATCCAGATAATATCTTCCGACGacgttttagaatgaacaagccattgttcatgtacattgttgatcgactctccaacGAAGTTCAATATTTTCGGGAAAAGAAAGATGCTCTCGGAAGAAAAAGTCTCTCTCCCCTTCAGAAGTGTACTGCagccattcgtgtcttggcataTGGTTCTGCGGCAgatgcggtcgacgaatacctccggctcGGTGAAACAACAACTCGGTTATGTGTGGAAAATTTTGTGGAAGGGATAATATATTTGTTCGGCGATGAATACTTAAGAAGACCAACCCCGACTGATCTTCAGCGACTCCTTTACGTTGGAGAAcatcgtggatttcccgggatgataggaagcatcgattgtatgcattgggagtggaagaattgtcccaccgcttggaaagggcaatattctcgtggttcgggtaaaccaacaatcgttttagaagcggttgcttcgtatgatctctggatatggcatgccttttttggacctccaggtaccttaaatgatatcaatgttcttgatcgctcacctgtttttgatgacataataaaaggtCAAGCTTCTCAAGTCACTTACtttgtcaatggaagagagtatcatatggcttactatctcaccgatggtatttatccgagaTGGGccacttttatccaatctattccactGCCACAACACCCGAAGGCTGTTTTATTTGCTTAA